The proteins below come from a single Chiloscyllium punctatum isolate Juve2018m chromosome 18, sChiPun1.3, whole genome shotgun sequence genomic window:
- the LOC140489303 gene encoding cyclin-dependent kinase inhibitor 1B-like, translated as MSHSTSEDSERTTQLRHLNKAVCRSLFGKLDHEELRKDMKTQLKEIKNSHCQRWNFDFENHSPLTGNYVWEALDSRDLPSFYWDSPASIPTSEGEGDTETLESGGRAKKNGKGPRKSEVKASVRSRKRESTTPITDFFPRRKRIASSKSLIPRETTPRKRFR; from the exons ATGTCTCAttcgaccagcgaggactctgaGCGGACCACGCAGCTCAGGCACCTGAACAAGGCGGTGTGCAGGAGTTTATTTGGGAAATTGGACCATGAGGAACTCAGGAAGGATATGAAAACTCAACTGAAGGAGATCAAAAACTCCCACTGCCAGAGGTGGAACTTCGACTTCGAGAACCACAGTCCCCTGACTGGCAATTATGTCTGGGAGGCTTTGGACTCCAGGGATCTCCCCAGTTTCTACTGGGATTCCCCTGCTTCTATTCCAACCAGCGAGGGTGAGGGCGACACTGAGACTCTCGAGAGCGGTGGCCGGGCAAAGAAAAACGGGAAAGGTCCCAGGAAAAGCGAGGTCAAAGCCAGTGTCAGGAGCAGAAAGAGGGAGAGCACAACCCCCATAACAG ATTTCTTCCCAAGACGCAAGAGGATTGCCAGCTCCAAGTCTTTGATTCCCAGAGAGACAACTCCACGGAAAAGATTCCGGTAA